From Micromonospora rhizosphaerae, the proteins below share one genomic window:
- a CDS encoding DUF3618 domain-containing protein, which produces MTGNGTGDVEALREEIRRTRVELGETMEMLAARADVKARLRESAEQTKERMRERAALTMARVRGQAQKAGGVRGQVAQKARVARVQAYEKGGAARSAAPWAAVAAGALATAVVLLILRGRRG; this is translated from the coding sequence ATGACGGGCAACGGGACCGGCGACGTCGAGGCGCTCCGCGAGGAGATCCGGCGGACCCGGGTGGAGCTGGGCGAGACCATGGAGATGCTGGCCGCCAGGGCCGACGTCAAGGCACGGCTGCGGGAATCCGCCGAGCAGACGAAGGAACGGATGCGCGAGCGGGCCGCACTGACCATGGCCCGGGTGCGCGGGCAGGCGCAGAAGGCCGGCGGGGTGCGCGGGCAGGTCGCGCAGAAGGCCCGGGTCGCGCGGGTGCAGGCGTACGAGAAGGGTGGGGCGGCCCGCAGCGCCGCGCCGTGGGCGGCCGTCGCGGCCGGCGCGCTGGCGACCGCGGTGGTGCTGCTGATCCTCCGGGGGAGGCGCGGGTGA
- a CDS encoding DUF4235 domain-containing protein: protein MSKRINKAAYKPVGVLLGLAAGTIAGVIFRQVWKVTAGDGEAPSATDEDRGWGEILAAAALQGAIFAVVRAAVDRGGAMGVRRLTGRWPN, encoded by the coding sequence GTGAGCAAGCGCATCAACAAGGCCGCGTACAAGCCGGTCGGCGTGCTGCTCGGTCTGGCCGCCGGCACGATCGCCGGGGTGATCTTCCGGCAGGTCTGGAAGGTGACCGCGGGCGACGGCGAGGCGCCGAGCGCCACCGACGAGGACCGCGGCTGGGGGGAGATCCTGGCCGCCGCGGCGTTGCAGGGGGCGATCTTCGCGGTCGTCCGGGCCGCCGTCGATCGCGGCGGCGCGATGGGCGTACGCCGGTTGACCGGCCGATGGCCCAACTGA
- a CDS encoding cold-shock protein: MAQGTVKWFNADKGFGFITVDGGGADVFVHFSAIQTSGYRTLEENQRVEFEIAQGQKGPQAEQVRPI, translated from the coding sequence ATGGCGCAGGGAACCGTGAAGTGGTTCAACGCAGACAAGGGCTTCGGCTTCATCACCGTCGACGGCGGGGGTGCTGACGTTTTCGTCCACTTCTCGGCCATCCAGACCAGCGGCTACCGGACGCTGGAGGAGAACCAGCGGGTGGAGTTCGAGATCGCCCAGGGTCAGAAGGGTCCGCAGGCCGAGCAGGTCCGCCCCATCTGA